In Macrobrachium rosenbergii isolate ZJJX-2024 chromosome 47, ASM4041242v1, whole genome shotgun sequence, the following are encoded in one genomic region:
- the LOC136830739 gene encoding 14 kDa phosphohistidine phosphatase-like isoform X1, protein MIISRILQTPLKLASLRHVKAGLGTRFYTQGFKMASPLDKVEDADIDVGRFKYILINVHHSPEGGPEVSKHIVRGYCSAGFHSDVYDKVAPAIEKLGLDCECLGGGRILHDAEKKTIEVFGYSQGYGRADHSISVAILKKKYPDYDKITFSNDGY, encoded by the exons ATGATTATTAGTCGCATTTTACAGACGCCTTTAAAGTTAGCTAGTTTACGGCATGTAAAAGCAGGACTTGGAACTAGGTTCTATACACAAG GATTTAAAATGGCTTCTCCATTAGATAAAGTAGAAGATGCCGACATTGATGTTGGGCGTTTCAAGTATATTTTGATCAATGTCCACCATTCACCAGAAGGGGGACCAGAGGTTTCTAAGCACATTGTCAGGGG ATATTGTTCTGCTGGGTTTCATTCTGATGTTTATGATAAAGTGGCTCCAGCAATTGAAAAATTAGGGTTAGATTGTGAATGTCTTGGAGGAGGACGTATTCTACATGATGCAGAGAAGAAGACAATTGAAGTATTTGGATACTCTCAAGGGTATGGCAGAGCTGACCATTCAATATCTGTTGCAATTCTAAAGAAGAAATATCCAGATTATGATAAAATTACCTTTTCTAATGATGGTTACTAG
- the LOC136830739 gene encoding 14 kDa phosphohistidine phosphatase-like isoform X2, translating to MASPLDKVEDADIDVGRFKYILINVHHSPEGGPEVSKHIVRGYCSAGFHSDVYDKVAPAIEKLGLDCECLGGGRILHDAEKKTIEVFGYSQGYGRADHSISVAILKKKYPDYDKITFSNDGY from the exons ATGGCTTCTCCATTAGATAAAGTAGAAGATGCCGACATTGATGTTGGGCGTTTCAAGTATATTTTGATCAATGTCCACCATTCACCAGAAGGGGGACCAGAGGTTTCTAAGCACATTGTCAGGGG ATATTGTTCTGCTGGGTTTCATTCTGATGTTTATGATAAAGTGGCTCCAGCAATTGAAAAATTAGGGTTAGATTGTGAATGTCTTGGAGGAGGACGTATTCTACATGATGCAGAGAAGAAGACAATTGAAGTATTTGGATACTCTCAAGGGTATGGCAGAGCTGACCATTCAATATCTGTTGCAATTCTAAAGAAGAAATATCCAGATTATGATAAAATTACCTTTTCTAATGATGGTTACTAG